One Nicotiana tomentosiformis chromosome 4, ASM39032v3, whole genome shotgun sequence genomic window carries:
- the LOC104115339 gene encoding U-box domain-containing protein 27-like: MMRNRREELYVTVPSLFRCPISMDVMKSPVSLCTGVTYDRSSIQTWLSQGHNTCPATMQILPSTDFTPNLTLRRLINVWIQHQPANSPSAATTPSSSPAVSKSEVLEIVKNLNGENRLSSLVKIAEFVNYSDENRRFFVNSCGAIANVVGVLVDCDVVEICESVIAVLDLVVLENGVKEQFNKEVLRSDRDFLSKFLLILRNGKLSSRIQTARILEFIALDADSQRKIVEDQGLLYELHVFTRKETNRFAVEAGLSALIAVSTIRPARKELVRLGIVQTVGKILSGSDSARAVVEKSLKLLETVATCTEGRAAIGKGEECLTAIVTRLMKSSRAATEHGVTVLWSVCCLARDTAAREVIGRVNGLTKVLLVMQSDCSTGARQMCGELVKALRVVNNNNSKNYSKSCLASYDTKTTHIMPY; the protein is encoded by the coding sequence ATGATGAGAAATAGGAGAGAAGAATTATACGTTACCGTTCCGAGCCTTTTCCGATGTCCGATATCAATGGACGTAATGAAGTCTCCGGTAAGTCTCTGCACCGGCGTCACATACGATCGTAGCTCCATTCAAACTTGGCTTTCCCAAGGCCACAATACCTGTCCCGCCACCATGCAAATCCTTCCCTCCACCGATTTCACACCTAACCTCACTCTCCGGCGACTCATCAACGTCTGGATTCAGCATCAGCCGGCTAACTCACCCTCTGCCGCCACCACGCCGTCTTCCTCTCCCGCCGTCTCAAAGTCAGAAGTTCTCGAAATTGTCAAAAATCTCAACGGCGAGAATCGGTTGAGTTCGTTGGTGAAGATTGCGGAGTTCGTGAACTATTCCGATGAAAATCGAAGATTTTTTGTGAATTCGTGTGGTGCGATTGCGAATGTTGTTGGCGTTTTGGTGGATTGTGATGTGGTTGAGATTTGTGAATCTGTTATTGCGGTTTTGGATTTGGTTGTATTAGAGAATGGAGTTAAAGAGCAGTTCAATAAGGAGGTTTTGCGGAGCGATCGAGATTTTCTCTCAAAGTTTCTACTGATTCTTCGAAATGGAAAGCTGAGTTCGCGCATTCAAACCGCTCGGATTCTGGAATTCATCGCATTAGACGCCGATTCGCAACGAAAAATCGTCGAGGATCAAGGTTTACTCTACGAATTGCATGTGTTCACCCGCAAGGAGACCAACCGGTTCGCGGTCGAGGCCGGTTTATCAGCTCTAATCGCGGTCTCAACCATCAGACCGGCGAGAAAAGAGCTAGTCCGGCTCGGAATCGTGCAAACCGTCGGGAAAATCCTTAGCGGTTCGGACTCCGCTAGAGCGGTGGTGGAGAAGTCGCTGAAGCTGTTGGAAACGGTGGCGACGTGTACGGAAGGCAGGGCGGCGATAGGGAAGGGCGAGGAGTGCTTGACGGCAATAGTTACGAGACTCATGAAGAGCTCGAGAGCTGCGACGGAGCACGGCGTGACGGTGCTGTGGAGCGTATGTTGTTTGGCGCGTGATACGGCGGCGCGTGAGGTTATAGGGAGGGTCAATGGGCTGACCAAGGTGTTGCTGGTGATGCAGAGTGATTGCTCCACCGGCGCACGGCAGATGTGTGGGGAATTGGTCAAAGCATTGCGAGTggtgaataataataatagtaagaATTATTCAAAGTCGTGTTTGGCGAGTTATGATACCAAGACTACTCACATCATGCCCTActga